In a genomic window of Rhodovulum sp. P5:
- a CDS encoding DoxX family protein — protein sequence MTTASQTAHAATLLRVSSGVLFLAHGLLKVNVFTVAGTVGYFESLGLPGGLAYLTIAAELIGGLALILGVATRPVALALIPVLLGATWVHSGNGWVFSGEGGGWEFPVFWIVAQLSIALLGAGAYALNIPALEKRLGRFA from the coding sequence ATGACCACAGCCTCCCAAACCGCCCATGCCGCCACGCTCCTGCGCGTTTCCAGCGGCGTCCTGTTCCTGGCCCACGGCCTGCTCAAGGTGAACGTCTTCACCGTTGCAGGCACCGTCGGCTATTTCGAAAGCCTCGGCCTGCCCGGTGGACTGGCCTACCTGACCATCGCCGCAGAGTTGATCGGCGGGCTTGCACTGATCCTAGGCGTGGCCACGCGGCCGGTGGCGCTGGCGCTGATCCCGGTTCTGCTGGGCGCGACCTGGGTGCATTCGGGCAATGGCTGGGTGTTCTCGGGCGAAGGCGGCGGCTGGGAATTCCCGGTCTTCTGGATCGTCGCGCAACTGAGCATCGCGCTTCTGGGCGCCGGTGCCTATGCGCTGAACATCCCCGCGCTGGAAAAACGTCTGGGCCGGTTCGCCTGA
- a CDS encoding MBL fold metallo-hydrolase, which produces MYRITLTSALALGLALGTPAMAQGVKESPSTVDATYVAESVTEALAPGEKIENLYTKNVTQDYILQRLSDRVYFFQSQFYGTVFYVGDTGVLMFDALEGRAAALEAAVDEVTDLPITAILYSHDHADHIADAAALIEANPGVRVIATEATAELMDRLGSHLPRPTEVIPADANSVDFEGLTVRVVPFSADAHAHDHAAYVLEGTGVVHAPDVINPDQPPFWSFAGAEGYLGYRDLIDQIDALDWDYLSGGHGNVGARADIAFYRQFLNDLEAAVGEALGNVPWGAGIDDPARLNAHTAYLSNWIAEVGTYATDKLRPEYGDYYGFEYATPKNAELVGMYLFSYR; this is translated from the coding sequence ATGTATCGCATTACCCTGACCTCTGCCCTTGCACTCGGGCTGGCACTTGGCACTCCCGCGATGGCCCAAGGCGTCAAGGAAAGCCCCTCGACCGTTGACGCCACCTATGTTGCCGAATCCGTGACCGAGGCGCTGGCCCCCGGCGAGAAAATCGAAAACCTCTACACCAAGAACGTCACGCAGGACTACATCCTGCAACGTCTCTCCGACCGGGTGTATTTCTTCCAGAGCCAGTTTTACGGCACCGTCTTCTATGTTGGCGACACCGGCGTTCTGATGTTCGACGCGCTGGAGGGACGCGCCGCGGCGCTTGAGGCCGCGGTGGATGAGGTCACGGATCTGCCGATCACCGCGATCCTTTACAGTCACGACCACGCGGACCACATCGCCGATGCCGCCGCATTGATCGAGGCGAACCCGGGCGTGCGCGTCATCGCGACCGAGGCGACCGCGGAATTGATGGATCGGTTGGGCTCCCACCTGCCGCGGCCGACCGAGGTGATCCCTGCAGACGCGAACAGCGTTGACTTCGAAGGGCTGACGGTACGTGTCGTGCCGTTCAGCGCAGACGCCCATGCCCATGACCACGCGGCCTATGTGCTGGAGGGTACAGGCGTGGTGCATGCACCCGACGTCATCAACCCCGACCAGCCGCCGTTCTGGTCCTTTGCCGGGGCCGAAGGTTACCTGGGCTATCGCGACCTGATCGACCAGATCGATGCGCTCGACTGGGACTATCTCTCCGGTGGGCACGGCAATGTCGGCGCTCGGGCGGACATCGCCTTCTACCGCCAGTTCCTGAACGATCTTGAGGCCGCCGTGGGAGAGGCGCTTGGCAATGTGCCCTGGGGCGCGGGGATCGACGACCCGGCCCGCCTGAACGCGCATACCGCCTATCTGTCGAACTGGATTGCCGAGGTCGGCACCTATGCCACCGACAAGCTTCGCCCGGAATACGGCGACTACTACGGGTTCGAATATGCCACGCCGAAGAACGCGGAACTGGTGGGCATGTACCTCTTCTCCTACCGCTGA